Proteins encoded by one window of Antechinus flavipes isolate AdamAnt ecotype Samford, QLD, Australia chromosome 4, AdamAnt_v2, whole genome shotgun sequence:
- the LOC127563384 gene encoding 5-hydroxytryptamine receptor 3C-like, with translation MQGFLLCLILFLLQGSPPHAGSSDAYTINCSGFHLNGVDPAAFQPVFDRKAFRPVINSSIPTLVNISFTLSAILDVVWDNPFISWNPEECGGLKKISVAAKNLWLPDIFIIEFMDMDQTPPSLSAYVYSSGRIKYDKPMKVTSICNLDIFYFPFDQQNCTLTFSSFLYTVDSLLLGMEKEVWEITDNSRSVIRTQGEWELLGINKATPKLIVGSSLYDQIMFYVTIRRRPRLYIINLLLPSGFLIAIDALSFFLPAEGGNRAPFKMTLLLGYTVFLLMMNDLLPPSGTPLISVYFALCLSLMVVSLLESIFLTYLLNLVTTQPPPMPRWLHSLLLRYLRATDCCKKRSQKETRGSGPNLVHLPGLMEPVVMSAWVPGSNETSLNGDPGSKRPPLEPSTVNLWRKFCHILDSLLFWLYLLFMSSSLITIIALWNS, from the exons ATGCAGGGATTTCTCCTCTGCCTGATTCTCTTTCTGCTTCAAG GTTCCCCGCCCCACGCTGGGAGCAGCGATGCTTACACCATCAACTGTTCGGGGTTCCACCTGAATGGGGTGGACCCCGCCGCCTTCCAGCCAGTGTTTGACAGAAAGGCCTTCCGTCCAGTCATCAACAGCAGCATTCCCACCCTGGTCAACATCTCCTTTACCCTCTCCGCCATTTTGGATGTG GTTTGGGACAATCCCTTCATCAGCTGGAATCCAGAGGAGTGTGGAGGCTTAAAAAAGATCAGCGTGGCAGCAAAGAACCTCTGGCTCCCAGACATCTTCATCATAGAATT CATGGATATGGACCAGACCCCGCCCAGCCTCTCCGCATACGTGTACAGCAGTGGCCGGATCAAGTACGACAAGCCCATGAAGGTGACCAGCATCTGCAACCTGGACATCTTCTACTTCCCCTTCGACCAACAGAACTGCACCCTCACCTTCAGCTCATTCCTGTACACAG TGGACAGCCTGCTGCTGGGCATGGAAAAGGAAGTGTGGGAGATCACGGACAACTCACGCTCCGTCATTCGCACTCAAGGGGAGTGGGAGCTCCTGGGCATCAATAAAGCCACCCCGAAGCTGATAGTGGGCTCCAGTCTTTATGACCAGATCATGTTCTAT gTGACCATCCGGCGCCGACCCAGACTCTACATCATAAATCTTCTGCTGCCCAGTGGCTTTCTGATAGCGATCGATGCCCTGAGCTTCTTCCTGCCAGCTGAGGGTGGCAACCGGGCCCCTTTCAAGATGACTCTGCTGCTGGGATACACTGTCTTCCTGCTCATGATGAATGATTTATTGCCACCCAGTGGCACCCCCCTCATCA GTGTCTACTTTGCTCTGTGCCTGTCCCTGATGGTGGTCAGCCTGCTGGAATCCATCTTCCTCACCTATCTTCTGAATCTGGTCACTACCCAGCCCCCACCCATGCCCCGCTGGCTCCATTCGCTGCTGCTGCGCTATCTCAGAGCAACCGACTGCTGCAAGAAGAGGTCCCAGAAAGAAACCAGGGGCTCTGGCCCCAATCTCGTCCACCTACCTG GGCTGATGGAGCCGGTGGTTATGTCTGCATGGGTACCGGGCTCCAATGAGACCAGCCTAAATGGAGACCCAGGATCCAAAAGGCCACCATTGGAACCATCAACAGTTAACCTGTGGAGGAAATTCTGCCATATCCTGGACTCTCTGCTCTTCTGGCTTTACCTGCTGTTCATGAGCTCCTCTCTCATCACAATCATAGCTCTCTGGAACTCCTAG
- the LOC127561195 gene encoding 5-hydroxytryptamine receptor 3C-like — translation MGEMPTVPGTLFGPFKPEQAEPCSIAGVKTGAIGSTFTQSSNSFTINCSGFDVNGLNQTAFKSVFDRKAFRPVVNFSVPTRVNISFTLSAILEVNAQIQLLTSFLWLELFWENPFISWNPEECGGITDLTVAAENFWLPDIFIVEFMDIDQTPTQLVAYVNSKGLIKYKKPMKVTSICNLDIFYFPFDQQNCTLTFTSFLYTVNDMLLGLDKEVWEMANTSQHFVQNQGEWQLLGINKASRKMAVGSSLYDQIMFYVAIRRRPRLYIINLLVPSGFLIAIDALSFFLPAEDGNRPPFKMTLLLGYTVFLLMMNDLLPASGTPLISVYFALCLSLMVISLLESIFLTYILNLVTTKPPPMPRWLHWLLLRYLRATDCYKKSQKESGGPDPKPLHLPGLEEPGVKAGPAKARLSGDPQSPWAQLEHQQKVDIWVKFSLILDTFLFWIYLAFMTSSLLTVIVLWIN, via the exons ATGGGTGAGATGCCTACG GTTCCAGGGACCCTCTTTGGTCCCTTCAAGCCTGAGCAAGCAGAACCCTGTAGTATTGCAGGGGTAAAAACCGGGGCCATTG GTTCTACCTTCACCCAAAGCAGCAATAGTTTCACCATCAACTGCTCAGGATTTGATGTAAACGGACTAAACCAGACTGCTTTTAAGTCTGTGTTTGACAGAAAGGCCTTCCGACCGGTGGTCAACTTCAGCGTCCCCACCAGGGTCAACATCTCCTTCACCTTATCTGCCATTCTGGAAGTG AATGCACAGATCCAGCTCCTTACATCATTCCTCTGGCTTGAGTTG TTCTGGGAAAACCCATTCATCAGCTGGAACCCTGAGGAGTGTGGAGGAATCACGGACCTCACTGTGGCAGCTGAGAACTTCTGGCTTCCGGATATCTTCATCGTGGAGTT CATGGACATTGATCAGACGCCGACACAGCTTGTTGCATATGTGAATAGTAAAGGCCTCATCAAGTACAAGAAACCCATGAAGGTGACCAGCATCTGTAACCTGGACATCTTCTACTTCCCCTTTGACCAGCAAAACTGCACTCTGACCTTCACCTCTTTCCTCTACACAG TGAACGACATGTTGTTGGGGCTGGACAAGGAAGTGTGGGAGATGGCAAACACTTCACAGCATTTCGTCCAGAACCAAGGGGAGTGGCAGTTGCTGGGCATCAACAAAGCAAGCCGAAAGATGGCAGTGGGATCCAGCCTTTATGACCAGATCATGTTCTAT gTGGCCATCCGGCGCCGACCCAGACTCTACATCATAAATCTCCTGGTGCCCAGTGGCTTTCTGATAGCAATTGAtgccctcagtttcttcctgCCAGCTGAGGATGGCAACCGGCCCCCTTTCAAGATGACTCTGCTGCTGGGATACACTGTCTTCCTGCTCATGATGAATGATTTATTGCCAGCCAGCGGCACCCCCCTCATCA GTGTCTATTTTGCTCTGTGCCTGTCCCTGATGGTGATCAGCCTGCTGGAATCCATCTTCCTCACCTACATTCTGAATCTGGTTACTACAAAGCCCCCACCCATGCCCCGCTGGCTCCATTGGCTGCTGCTGCGCTATCTCAGAGCAACGGACTGCTACAAGAAGTCCCAAAAGGAGAGTGGGGGTCCTGATCCCAAGCCCCTGCACCTGCCTG GCCTGGAGGAGCCTGGGGTGAAGGCAGGCCCAGCTAAGGCTCGGCTCAGTGGAGACCCCCAATCCCCGTGGGCGCAGCTGGAACATCAGCAGAAAGTTGACATCTGGGTGAAATTCAGTCTTATTCTGGACACTTTCCTCTTCTGGATCTACTTGGCATTCATGACTTCTTCTCTACTCACAGTCATTGTCCTCTGGATCAACTAG